From Ignisphaera aggregans DSM 17230, the proteins below share one genomic window:
- a CDS encoding amidophosphoribosyltransferase (COGs: COG1040 amidophosphoribosyltransferase~KEGG: cpr:CPR_2141 comFC protein~SPTR: Q0SR09 ComFC protein), with protein sequence MAIIFENESIAMEIGSYIIGGVKSVDFYVARDVDRALGRYGIQRFVAREYLRGEMKKINARQDRFLHRRYLDNIFAVGTYQQQKRGVYLPLPDDVTPIVSDVKDVDRKCIEVASMLISKLFNIYEELKNVEALTYVPCHEQNLRIDPKTNECMCIAEELAKRVGKYVNKPVVKLVEKVKHVDLKNMSVEERWLTVQQLYKPLEQVHVDVDIESMAIIDDVITSGATLSYIAKILKEYFNVKKVYGVAIAITK encoded by the coding sequence GTGGCTATAATATTTGAGAACGAGAGTATTGCTATGGAGATAGGTTCGTATATTATTGGAGGGGTGAAATCTGTTGACTTCTATGTTGCGAGGGATGTGGATAGGGCTTTAGGGAGATATGGTATTCAAAGATTTGTAGCACGAGAATATTTGCGAGGGGAGATGAAGAAAATCAATGCTAGACAAGATAGATTTTTACACCGTAGATATCTAGACAACATATTTGCTGTAGGTACCTATCAACAGCAGAAGAGAGGGGTATACCTACCTCTACCCGATGACGTTACACCTATAGTGTCAGACGTTAAAGATGTGGATAGAAAATGTATAGAGGTAGCATCAATGCTAATATCAAAGCTATTCAATATTTATGAAGAGTTGAAGAATGTTGAAGCATTGACTTATGTGCCATGTCACGAACAAAATCTACGCATAGATCCCAAGACAAATGAATGTATGTGCATAGCTGAAGAACTAGCAAAACGTGTAGGTAAGTATGTTAATAAACCTGTAGTAAAGCTAGTTGAAAAGGTTAAACATGTAGATCTAAAGAACATGTCTGTTGAAGAAAGATGGCTCACGGTGCAACAGCTCTATAAACCTTTAGAACAAGTTCATGTTGATGTGGATATAGAATCTATGGCTATAATAGATGATGTTATTACGTCGGGTGCTACACTAAGCTATATAGCCAAGATACTAAAAGAGTATTTCAATGTGAAGAAAGTTTATGGTGTTGCAATAGCCATAACAAAGTGA
- a CDS encoding conserved hypothetical protein (KEGG: cch:Cag_1610 hypothetical protein~SPTR: Q3AQ60 Putative uncharacterized protein~PFAM: AccI restriction endonuclease), producing the protein MKKPKIPKPRGVDFLINWSMGSWSEDRVLEAINDTGRYVAVRYGVSRAGSFSFEEYARYYQRLQRMYLHGKRPDLLVFDSNTYQELKQRWGSIMDNLMDVPNSEADKVVEEALFGVEVEVSKWHVGKMLEYQGKKRRKTSILGPTFTIKEEDLEPLIKWVTYFNKEIVIVQTFYDRAYATTFSAVRNLIERKRIGESIEGVKAKVDRKTKKMTYYISCLKYGVLFGEFNPLPDIRGRVLIDEMGQLWPMAEFVNGNLRITDEGLKLLDKASRGH; encoded by the coding sequence ATGAAAAAACCGAAGATTCCTAAACCTAGGGGCGTTGACTTTCTAATCAATTGGTCCATGGGTTCGTGGTCTGAAGATAGAGTTCTTGAAGCCATCAATGATACAGGGAGATATGTTGCAGTAAGGTATGGTGTTTCGAGAGCTGGTTCTTTCAGCTTCGAGGAGTATGCTAGGTATTACCAGAGACTTCAGAGAATGTACCTCCACGGAAAAAGACCCGACCTCTTAGTCTTCGACTCCAATACCTATCAGGAGTTGAAGCAGAGATGGGGTAGTATAATGGATAACCTGATGGATGTCCCTAATAGTGAAGCTGATAAAGTGGTGGAGGAAGCACTTTTTGGTGTGGAGGTAGAGGTGAGCAAATGGCATGTAGGTAAAATGCTGGAGTACCAAGGAAAGAAGCGTAGAAAGACCTCTATACTGGGTCCTACGTTTACTATTAAAGAGGAGGATCTTGAACCTCTAATTAAATGGGTAACATACTTCAATAAGGAAATAGTAATTGTACAAACATTTTACGATAGAGCATATGCAACAACATTTAGTGCTGTTCGCAACCTTATAGAGCGTAAAAGGATCGGAGAGTCTATAGAAGGAGTGAAGGCTAAAGTTGATAGAAAGACGAAAAAGATGACATACTACATCTCATGCTTGAAGTATGGTGTACTATTTGGAGAATTTAACCCCCTTCCAGATATACGAGGAAGGGTTCTAATTGACGAGATGGGGCAGCTGTGGCCCATGGCGGAATTTGTTAATGGAAATCTCAGAATAACTGATGAAGGATTGAAGCTCCTAGATAAAGCTTCTAGAGGACATTAA
- a CDS encoding N-6 DNA methylase (COGs: COG0286 Type I restriction-modification system methyltransferase subunit~InterPro IPR002296:IPR003356:IPR002052~KEGG: tdn:Suden_0129 N-6 DNA methylase~PFAM: N-6 DNA methylase~SPTR: C1VBX9 Type I restriction-modification system methyltransferase subunit~PFAM: N-6 DNA Methylase), producing the protein MSWLSLQLKPVISLLQSRVARVNAEKVNKWIEVQGLGRATDPKYVLSVHLAFNVFARLLIYERHVGELRNSLTLLDIADSEKDVLQSSALKPYVLDEISDEILEDSIRDEIFRRVTTIAKRYSYADAVNDELGKAFEELIPNAERRKLGQFFTPIPIADLMVEYIRRNVERGRIVDPAVGTGRFILRLMLKSGISKDYRITGIDVSPLMILLTATNISYVSDLKRLELIVGDMFDLDDAIKESDAIICNPPYSRHHELEPDYKRKLQEKVKAASDVTLSRYSSFFAYALLYLSSLLKKGGYVSYICPLEIFEANYSDVVKRYVAEHNLLERVIVFDEDSFIFPYAENAATVIFLHKDSPTKVYFVRVKTIEASSLEKLLEAVEEGDFGWCSTKIVDISELLNTSNWSLYYVKRAIPIIEEVIHHPLVVSFKHIARIMRGIATGANDFFLLNDEEVKRWGIEEEFLRPALVKTRWVLNYVYDREAFNRLRNANEKCWLFYCQVPPALLKGKNAYKYVSYGERLGLPNRSLIRLRRIWYQVEKREPPPIVFTYLSRGRPRFIHNEVGALPLNTFLCIYPLPEISKDEVLLRALLAYLNSNIALELLKIVGRRYGGSTLKLEPRELDELPVLDVRKLSREEAEHLARLFDELKYATRGDEELKSKIDNAILSILRRYSAVQPKRTLVDYMKNMRVGTASLVNVL; encoded by the coding sequence ATGTCTTGGCTTAGCTTACAATTAAAACCTGTCATATCTTTGCTTCAGAGCAGAGTTGCCCGTGTAAATGCTGAAAAGGTTAATAAATGGATCGAAGTGCAGGGATTGGGGCGGGCTACGGATCCAAAATATGTGCTAAGCGTACATCTAGCATTCAATGTTTTTGCTAGGCTGCTAATCTATGAGAGGCATGTAGGGGAATTGAGGAACAGCTTAACGCTCCTAGATATTGCAGATTCTGAGAAAGATGTGCTTCAAAGTTCTGCACTTAAGCCTTATGTGCTAGATGAGATATCCGACGAAATTCTAGAGGACTCAATTAGAGATGAGATTTTCCGAAGGGTGACCACCATAGCTAAGAGGTATAGCTATGCAGACGCTGTAAATGATGAACTGGGTAAAGCATTCGAAGAACTCATACCCAACGCTGAGCGTCGAAAGCTAGGCCAGTTCTTCACACCTATACCAATAGCGGATCTAATGGTCGAATACATACGTAGGAATGTGGAGAGGGGGAGGATAGTTGATCCAGCTGTTGGAACCGGCAGATTTATACTTAGGTTGATGCTGAAGAGTGGGATCTCTAAGGACTACAGAATTACGGGTATAGACGTAAGCCCCCTAATGATATTGCTCACCGCTACAAACATATCCTATGTCTCCGACCTTAAGCGTTTAGAGCTTATAGTGGGAGACATGTTCGACCTCGATGATGCTATAAAGGAGAGCGATGCCATAATATGCAACCCTCCCTACAGTAGGCACCACGAATTAGAGCCCGACTATAAGAGGAAGTTACAGGAGAAAGTTAAGGCTGCTAGTGATGTGACGCTATCAAGGTACTCAAGTTTCTTCGCATATGCTCTGCTCTACCTCTCATCCCTATTAAAGAAGGGTGGATATGTGTCGTATATATGCCCCCTAGAAATATTTGAAGCAAATTATAGCGATGTTGTAAAGAGGTATGTAGCTGAACACAATCTACTTGAAAGAGTGATTGTATTCGACGAGGATTCGTTCATCTTTCCATACGCAGAGAACGCTGCTACCGTAATTTTCTTGCACAAAGATTCGCCTACAAAAGTGTACTTTGTGAGAGTTAAAACCATTGAGGCAAGCTCCTTAGAGAAACTTCTGGAAGCTGTAGAAGAGGGAGACTTTGGATGGTGCTCTACTAAGATTGTAGATATCTCTGAACTTCTGAATACGAGCAATTGGAGTCTGTACTATGTTAAAAGGGCTATCCCCATCATTGAGGAGGTGATACACCATCCCCTTGTTGTCTCCTTCAAGCACATTGCAAGAATAATGCGCGGAATAGCTACAGGAGCCAACGATTTCTTCTTGCTTAACGATGAAGAGGTGAAGCGATGGGGAATCGAGGAGGAGTTCCTCAGACCAGCACTAGTAAAAACAAGGTGGGTTCTGAACTATGTTTATGATAGAGAAGCATTTAACAGATTGAGGAATGCGAATGAGAAGTGTTGGCTCTTCTACTGTCAAGTACCCCCTGCACTGCTGAAGGGGAAAAATGCATACAAATATGTAAGCTATGGGGAGAGATTGGGATTACCTAACAGAAGCTTGATCCGCTTAAGGAGGATCTGGTATCAAGTTGAAAAACGGGAACCACCGCCAATAGTCTTCACGTACCTCTCCCGAGGAAGACCAAGGTTTATACATAATGAAGTCGGTGCTCTACCACTCAACACATTTCTATGCATTTATCCGCTACCAGAAATCTCAAAGGACGAAGTACTCCTCAGAGCATTACTGGCCTATCTGAACTCAAACATAGCTTTAGAGCTACTTAAAATAGTTGGAAGGAGGTATGGAGGTAGCACATTGAAGCTAGAGCCTAGAGAACTTGACGAGTTACCTGTACTAGATGTAAGAAAGCTGAGCCGCGAAGAAGCGGAGCACTTAGCTCGATTATTCGACGAGCTCAAATATGCTACTAGAGGTGATGAGGAATTAAAGTCAAAAATTGACAATGCCATCCTCTCCATTTTAAGGAGGTACAGCGCAGTACAACCAAAGAGAACTCTGGTGGATTATATGAAAAATATGAGGGTGGGAACAGCTTCACTAGTTAATGTCCTCTAG